A genomic window from Maridesulfovibrio sp. includes:
- a CDS encoding Na/Pi cotransporter family protein, whose protein sequence is MNLALLGNLFGGLGLFLIGMRLMTTGLKQAAGRSLRKILGEWTKSPGRGLFSGFMITALVQSSSAVTVAVIGFVNAGLITLSQSIGVIYGSNIGTTVTGWIVAAVGFSVNLKAFALPVIALGALLRLTGPTRRRAFFGDAFSGFGLFLMGISTLQMAFKGIESSIDLTAFANMGTLSIPVFIGVGLMLTLLMQSSSAAMALVLTATVSGLLDLNQGAAAVIGTNIGTTSTAALSVIGATVSAKKVATGHIIFNIITAIVALILLPVLIKIILFGMDLFAFKNDPAVILALFHTVFNILGVLVLWPFTGKLVSFIEKRFASLEDQRGRPKYLDNNVISTPTLALDALSLEMERIGQLARRIVRKGLNSNFSYGALPADKEALDRLIEAGRSFCARLQSRALTEQQGQQVATALRVLQYFRTAGALCASIEKKRLKPAIDMLGKDADMITVFKESCIGVVNVADNPCSEEFCKIDNMLHDMLSAYQDLKAKLLEAGGNGNIPVPEMVEQLELFSKIRRIVRQTAKGAVYRAAMRQDIGICCPTNTVKFAWNRHW, encoded by the coding sequence ATGAATTTAGCATTACTTGGCAATCTATTCGGCGGACTGGGACTTTTTTTGATCGGCATGCGCTTAATGACCACCGGCCTAAAACAGGCGGCAGGAAGATCATTAAGAAAAATTCTGGGAGAATGGACCAAAAGTCCGGGACGTGGATTATTTTCGGGCTTCATGATTACCGCTCTTGTACAATCTTCCAGCGCTGTCACTGTTGCTGTTATCGGCTTTGTTAACGCCGGGCTGATCACCCTTTCTCAGTCAATCGGAGTTATCTACGGCAGCAATATCGGAACCACTGTTACAGGCTGGATTGTGGCAGCTGTCGGCTTCAGCGTGAATCTTAAGGCTTTTGCTCTACCTGTAATTGCACTCGGAGCTTTGCTGCGCTTAACCGGTCCGACCCGCCGCCGCGCTTTTTTCGGTGATGCTTTTTCCGGATTCGGCCTTTTTCTAATGGGTATATCAACATTACAGATGGCCTTCAAAGGTATAGAATCATCCATCGATCTAACCGCATTCGCGAACATGGGCACTCTTTCCATCCCAGTTTTCATCGGTGTCGGCCTGATGCTAACCTTACTGATGCAAAGTTCCAGTGCAGCCATGGCCCTTGTACTTACCGCGACAGTCAGCGGTCTTCTGGACCTCAACCAGGGAGCTGCTGCGGTTATCGGTACCAATATAGGGACTACTTCCACTGCTGCCCTCTCGGTTATCGGAGCTACCGTCAGTGCGAAAAAAGTAGCCACCGGACATATCATATTTAATATAATTACTGCTATTGTAGCCTTGATACTACTTCCGGTACTGATCAAAATTATTCTTTTTGGCATGGATCTTTTTGCCTTCAAAAACGATCCGGCTGTAATTCTGGCCCTGTTTCATACCGTGTTCAACATTCTTGGTGTGCTAGTGCTCTGGCCTTTTACCGGTAAACTTGTTTCATTTATCGAAAAACGTTTCGCTTCATTGGAAGACCAACGTGGCCGCCCCAAATATCTGGACAACAACGTAATTTCTACTCCAACTCTTGCGCTTGACGCCCTTTCTCTGGAAATGGAGCGTATAGGGCAACTGGCCCGCAGAATTGTGCGCAAGGGTCTGAACTCAAATTTCAGCTATGGTGCACTCCCGGCGGACAAAGAAGCACTGGACCGGCTTATTGAAGCTGGTCGGTCCTTTTGCGCACGGCTGCAATCACGCGCCCTTACCGAACAACAAGGCCAACAGGTTGCCACTGCCCTGCGCGTGCTTCAATATTTTCGCACAGCCGGTGCGCTCTGTGCCTCCATCGAAAAGAAACGCCTAAAGCCTGCCATTGATATGCTCGGTAAGGACGCGGACATGATTACCGTCTTCAAAGAGTCCTGCATTGGTGTGGTAAATGTAGCAGACAATCCATGCTCTGAAGAATTCTGCAAAATCGACAACATGCTGCATGACATGTTATCAGCCTATCAGGATCTTAAGGCAAAACTACTTGAAGCAGGTGGGAACGGTAATATCCCGGTCCCGGAAATGGTTGAACAACTTGAACTTTTTTCAAAGATACGGCGTATTGTCCGCCAGACAGCCAAAGGAGCTGTTTACCGCGCAGCAATGCGGCAGGACATAGGAATATGCTGTCCGACCAATACCGTTAAGTTCGCTTGGAACCGACACTGGTAA
- a CDS encoding transporter substrate-binding domain-containing protein, with the protein MIFLKKLFIMSVGCAAVFVFFSVAWGGQTIAVSSVLYPPLVFDEEVPDLGKGMLRDIVTEAFRAEGLDVEYSIIPMSRNVWSVLTKVGDCCLGAMEWFDRSGLGDKVEPVDIIKLEFKAFYKVENFPDGIDYERLEDLQGYSFGNVRGSSSQRTLDAAGLETDLVRNIRLNFLKLDADRFDFAISFYVTGEYLIRDLFYGHEAKFSYIDKSIQQMRLSVIFQKRNRALKNTFMKGLETIARNGVYYAILKRYHMSGKVSEKIIPENLRGIVKLK; encoded by the coding sequence ATGATATTTTTGAAGAAGTTATTTATAATGTCGGTTGGATGTGCGGCTGTATTCGTGTTTTTTTCAGTTGCATGGGGTGGCCAGACGATTGCTGTTTCTTCGGTTCTCTATCCTCCGTTGGTATTTGATGAAGAAGTCCCGGACTTGGGTAAGGGGATGCTCAGGGATATTGTGACTGAGGCGTTTCGGGCCGAAGGCTTGGATGTTGAATATTCAATTATTCCTATGTCCAGAAACGTCTGGTCAGTGCTGACGAAAGTAGGTGATTGCTGTCTTGGAGCTATGGAGTGGTTCGATAGAAGTGGCTTAGGGGATAAAGTAGAGCCTGTAGATATTATAAAGCTGGAATTTAAGGCTTTCTACAAGGTTGAGAATTTTCCTGATGGAATTGATTATGAACGTTTGGAGGATTTGCAGGGTTACTCTTTTGGTAATGTCAGGGGGAGCAGCAGCCAACGCACATTAGATGCCGCCGGATTAGAAACAGATCTTGTCAGAAACATAAGACTAAATTTTTTGAAGTTGGACGCAGATCGATTTGATTTTGCCATCAGCTTTTATGTAACAGGTGAATATCTGATCAGGGATTTGTTTTATGGTCACGAAGCTAAGTTTAGTTACATTGATAAGTCGATTCAGCAGATGAGGCTTTCAGTAATTTTTCAAAAGCGAAACAGGGCCTTGAAGAATACATTCATGAAGGGCTTGGAGACGATAGCGCGTAACGGCGTTTATTACGCGATTTTAAAGAGGTATCACATGAGCGGAAAAGTATCAGAAAAGATCATACCTGAAAATCTGAGGGGAATTGTAAAGCTGAAGTAA
- a CDS encoding ATP-binding protein, whose translation MKRRSKPNPKGDVRNKLIGLGETSMRKSYYPELRERINELERFRALVENANDALFVLDAFSWTFADVNKTALQKTNYTREEMLDSPPELVFPEETCFMLHEVLIDDDMYTSWAKEDVSMTELLGKGNSKVPVEMTLRVHYVGGRLYIVMVARDVTRRLKDQRELRRTRNYLGNVIDSMHSVLVGVDGVANVVLWNDYAHKETGIPADEAQGRFLYDVMPELRRFESLISSTINSEILGGTEIFHLERGSGTVFFEIVVFPFKGDEDGAVIRVDDITARTRMEEVMVQTEKMMTVGGLAAGMAHEINNPLGGILQGIQNIQRRISSPLPANRLVAEELGIPFDLIHKYCEKRGIISKLDAVKNLGERSARIVSNMLQFSRQSGGERACNDIREIVETAIELSFSSYDFYSQSGSGGFEIIKELDGAVPRVLCSASEIEQVLINLLKNSVQAILSSPNWKEEGVSRIIVRLKSETSHICLEIEDNGPGMDAETRKMALEPFFTTKPAGEGTGLGLFVSYFIVTQKHDGIFEIDTSPGKGMKVVIKLPCGC comes from the coding sequence ATGAAGCGGCGCTCTAAACCAAATCCGAAAGGAGATGTTCGCAACAAGCTTATAGGGCTTGGTGAGACATCCATGCGCAAAAGTTATTATCCTGAACTAAGGGAAAGGATTAATGAGCTGGAGCGATTTCGGGCTTTGGTTGAAAATGCCAACGATGCGCTTTTTGTGCTTGATGCATTTTCATGGACATTTGCCGACGTAAACAAAACCGCACTTCAAAAAACAAATTACACACGCGAAGAAATGTTGGACAGTCCCCCGGAGTTGGTTTTCCCGGAAGAAACCTGCTTCATGCTGCATGAAGTCCTGATTGATGATGACATGTACACATCCTGGGCTAAAGAAGATGTCTCCATGACAGAATTGCTGGGCAAGGGGAATTCTAAGGTCCCGGTGGAAATGACTCTCCGGGTTCATTATGTTGGGGGCAGGCTGTACATTGTTATGGTTGCCCGTGATGTGACGCGGCGCCTTAAAGATCAACGGGAATTGCGGCGTACCCGCAACTATCTTGGAAACGTGATTGATTCCATGCATTCTGTGCTGGTCGGGGTGGATGGAGTAGCCAATGTGGTTCTTTGGAATGACTATGCCCATAAAGAAACTGGTATTCCGGCGGATGAAGCTCAAGGACGTTTTCTTTATGACGTAATGCCCGAATTACGGCGTTTTGAATCGCTTATTTCATCGACAATAAATAGTGAAATCTTGGGTGGTACCGAGATTTTTCATCTTGAGCGGGGTAGCGGCACCGTTTTTTTTGAAATTGTGGTTTTTCCCTTCAAAGGAGATGAAGATGGTGCAGTCATCCGGGTAGACGATATTACCGCCCGCACACGAATGGAAGAAGTAATGGTGCAGACTGAGAAAATGATGACTGTCGGCGGTCTTGCGGCAGGTATGGCGCATGAGATTAATAACCCGCTTGGTGGAATCCTGCAGGGCATCCAAAATATTCAACGCAGGATTTCAAGTCCACTGCCTGCGAACCGCTTAGTTGCTGAAGAACTTGGGATACCCTTTGATCTTATCCATAAATACTGTGAAAAGCGGGGGATCATTTCCAAGCTAGATGCTGTTAAAAATCTTGGTGAACGCTCAGCGCGTATTGTTTCCAATATGCTTCAGTTCAGCCGTCAGTCCGGAGGGGAAAGAGCCTGCAATGATATTAGAGAAATTGTTGAAACAGCGATAGAACTTTCATTCAGCAGTTATGATTTTTACAGTCAATCCGGCAGTGGAGGTTTTGAAATAATAAAGGAACTTGATGGGGCTGTCCCGCGTGTTTTGTGCTCCGCGTCTGAGATTGAGCAGGTACTGATCAATTTACTTAAGAATTCTGTTCAGGCTATTCTGTCCAGCCCGAACTGGAAAGAGGAGGGAGTTTCCCGGATAATTGTCCGGTTGAAATCAGAAACAAGTCATATTTGCCTTGAGATAGAGGATAACGGTCCTGGAATGGATGCTGAAACACGCAAAATGGCATTAGAGCCTTTTTTTACCACTAAGCCCGCCGGTGAAGGAACCGGACTCGGGCTTTTTGTATCATATTTCATAGTCACCCAGAAGCATGATGGTATATTCGAGATCGATACCAGCCCCGGAAAAGGGATGAAGGTTGTTATCAAGCTGCCTTGCGGGTGCTGA
- a CDS encoding OmpH family outer membrane protein — protein MLKNIFKLVLIISMAAVVAGCQQQSNSNAKIGFVDTNKVFKECKAGIEGMSYLKKSSEEFQAKFAEMQKQMGGNQTEENTRKFQEALGEYQNKMGAEQNRIVEALQNGFSKAVDDYRKANGYSVILGVEAAISYDKSADISTKIIEAMDKMEIKIKPE, from the coding sequence ATGCTTAAAAACATTTTCAAACTCGTACTGATCATCTCCATGGCAGCAGTTGTGGCAGGATGCCAACAGCAATCCAACAGCAACGCAAAAATCGGATTCGTAGACACTAACAAAGTTTTCAAAGAATGTAAGGCTGGAATCGAGGGCATGAGCTACCTCAAAAAGTCCAGCGAAGAATTTCAGGCAAAATTCGCTGAAATGCAGAAACAGATGGGCGGAAACCAGACCGAAGAAAACACCCGCAAGTTTCAGGAAGCACTCGGCGAATACCAGAACAAAATGGGTGCTGAGCAGAATCGTATAGTAGAAGCTCTCCAGAACGGTTTCAGCAAAGCTGTTGATGATTACCGTAAAGCTAACGGTTACTCAGTTATCCTTGGTGTCGAAGCTGCCATCAGCTACGACAAATCTGCTGACATCAGCACCAAAATCATTGAAGCTATGGACAAAATGGAAATAAAAATCAAGCCCGAATAA
- a CDS encoding ABC transporter ATP-binding protein yields the protein MSNLLYELIDVVKEYEGPTETVRILDNVNLRIDAGESLAILGASGSGKTTLLHILGTLDTASSGIIHFAGMNINDMTPEKRAEVRNRGIGFVFQFHHLLPEFSTLENVALPAMMAGISQGEASEMAREALGMVGLQNRLDHRVTTLSGGERQRAAIARAVLLKPRVLLADEPTGNLDEKTGKMVGEMLASLNEELGMTLVVVTHNMELAEVMNRRLELRSGELYAQN from the coding sequence ATGAGTAATTTGCTTTACGAACTTATTGATGTCGTAAAAGAATATGAAGGGCCGACCGAGACTGTGCGGATTCTGGATAACGTCAATCTCAGGATTGATGCTGGCGAGTCCCTCGCAATTCTCGGAGCTTCCGGTTCCGGGAAAACTACGCTGCTTCATATTCTCGGTACCTTGGATACAGCTTCCAGCGGAATTATCCATTTTGCGGGAATGAATATTAATGATATGACACCTGAAAAACGGGCCGAAGTGAGAAATAGGGGAATCGGTTTTGTTTTTCAGTTTCATCACCTTCTTCCGGAGTTTAGCACTCTGGAAAATGTTGCTCTTCCTGCCATGATGGCAGGCATAAGTCAGGGGGAAGCCTCTGAAATGGCCCGTGAAGCCCTTGGGATGGTAGGGCTGCAAAACAGACTGGATCACAGGGTGACGACCCTGTCTGGCGGAGAAAGACAGAGAGCCGCTATTGCGCGAGCTGTTTTGCTCAAACCCAGAGTTCTGCTTGCAGATGAACCTACCGGTAACTTGGATGAAAAGACAGGGAAGATGGTTGGCGAGATGCTGGCTTCCCTTAATGAAGAGCTTGGAATGACGCTCGTAGTTGTGACTCACAACATGGAACTTGCCGAGGTTATGAACCGTCGGCTTGAGTTGCGTTCCGGAGAACTGTATGCCCAGAACTAG
- a CDS encoding lipoprotein-releasing ABC transporter permease subunit codes for MKFELFVALRYLFTLRKNSFISVISLFAVCGVALGVAALIVVIGVMNGFSTDLRDKILGVNAHVIVTAYDGTLENYHHMTDRIEKIPGVTGVTPFIYSEVMLSSGGGVKGVVLRGVDSNTAKGVLSLPGDMVSGNVDCLGNESKIPEIVIGNQLAKRLGLVVGDTVNLLSPSGTRTAAGFTPKVRVFKVGGIFRTGMYEYDSSLAYISNVAAQRLLGFNRDFVSGLEIRLADVYAVDKIGVLLEKELAGYPVQIKNWQEMNANLFAALKLEKTAMFIILAMIVMVGSFSIITTLVMLVMQKTKDIAVLMSMGATSGSIRRIFMLQGTLIGLIGTGTGYLLGVPVAMLLKKYQFIKLPSNVYPVDYLPIRMDWVDLTAIGVAAFTLCFLATLYPARQAAALEPAQALRYE; via the coding sequence ATGAAGTTTGAACTCTTCGTCGCACTGAGGTATCTCTTTACCCTGAGGAAGAACTCCTTCATCTCGGTAATATCTCTTTTTGCCGTGTGCGGCGTTGCTCTGGGCGTAGCTGCTCTGATTGTGGTGATAGGGGTTATGAACGGTTTTTCAACCGATCTTCGTGATAAAATTCTCGGAGTAAATGCCCATGTAATCGTGACCGCCTATGACGGTACGCTTGAAAATTATCATCACATGACTGATCGAATTGAAAAGATTCCGGGCGTTACAGGTGTAACGCCCTTTATCTATTCTGAAGTCATGCTGTCCAGTGGCGGAGGGGTTAAGGGCGTTGTCCTGCGTGGTGTTGATTCGAATACCGCTAAAGGTGTATTGAGTCTGCCCGGTGACATGGTTTCCGGTAATGTTGACTGTCTTGGGAATGAAAGTAAAATCCCTGAAATTGTCATAGGAAACCAGCTGGCTAAACGTCTCGGGTTGGTTGTAGGCGACACCGTCAACCTCCTTTCTCCATCAGGTACGCGCACTGCAGCCGGCTTTACGCCAAAAGTTCGTGTTTTCAAGGTTGGTGGAATTTTCAGGACCGGTATGTATGAATACGACTCTTCGCTGGCCTACATTAGTAATGTAGCCGCCCAGAGATTGCTTGGTTTTAACCGTGATTTTGTTTCCGGCCTTGAAATTCGTCTGGCAGATGTATATGCAGTTGATAAGATCGGCGTTCTTCTTGAGAAAGAACTGGCCGGCTATCCGGTGCAGATCAAGAACTGGCAGGAGATGAATGCCAACCTGTTCGCCGCCTTAAAGCTTGAAAAGACCGCTATGTTTATCATTCTGGCAATGATTGTCATGGTCGGTTCTTTCAGTATCATTACTACATTGGTCATGCTGGTAATGCAGAAGACCAAAGATATCGCTGTGCTGATGTCCATGGGTGCCACATCCGGGAGCATCAGAAGAATTTTTATGCTGCAGGGAACATTGATCGGATTGATCGGAACAGGCACCGGCTACCTCCTAGGGGTTCCGGTGGCAATGCTGCTTAAAAAGTACCAGTTCATCAAGCTGCCGAGCAATGTCTACCCTGTGGATTATCTGCCTATCAGAATGGATTGGGTGGATTTGACAGCAATCGGCGTAGCGGCTTTTACGCTCTGTTTTCTGGCTACTTTGTATCCGGCCAGGCAGGCGGCAGCTCTCGAACCGGCACAGGCTTTAAGGTATGAGTAA
- a CDS encoding cereblon family protein, with protein MQTTYPHPPCSLLKSAPPGSDSNLEAKLKASLDDPKKKKVLCRTCGAEITDNSFATRVNNSHEHSFFNPHGYVFQIRCYSAATGCRYSGKPSYEFTWFAGCSWQIAVCKACLSHLGWRFQSDSTYFYGLIRDKLTE; from the coding sequence ATGCAGACAACTTACCCCCATCCACCCTGCTCGCTTCTCAAAAGCGCTCCTCCCGGTTCAGATTCCAATCTTGAAGCGAAGCTCAAGGCGTCTTTGGACGACCCCAAAAAAAAGAAAGTGCTCTGCCGCACATGCGGTGCAGAAATCACTGACAACTCATTTGCCACCAGAGTGAATAACAGCCATGAGCACTCCTTTTTCAATCCCCATGGATACGTATTTCAAATCAGATGCTATTCCGCTGCCACAGGATGCAGATACAGCGGAAAGCCTTCTTATGAATTCACATGGTTTGCCGGATGCTCATGGCAGATTGCGGTATGCAAAGCATGCTTATCGCATCTGGGCTGGCGTTTTCAATCTGACTCCACTTACTTCTACGGACTAATACGAGACAAACTCACTGAATAA
- the pyk gene encoding pyruvate kinase, with translation MRTKVVATLGPGSSNVETITRMVQNGVRILRLNFSHSDAESFKPVIAMIRQVEKDLSIPLTIMGDLCGPKIRVGVIEDAPHEIESRAYVYLGLPDFADKAKDLPFIPLDQPELLQGLEDGMEVSLSDGMLQFFVTETLAKDKLYKLQAQNAGLLASKKGITFPGKHIALPAFTEKDKVDLAGCIEIGVDAIAMSFVQTAQDVRDVLDAMNTHGVMLPIIAKIERQNAVDNIESILEVASGIMVARGDLGLECKLSTVPVIQKKLIRAARHAQKPVIVATQMMLSMVKNPIPTRAEANDVANAIMDGADCCMLSEETAIGDYPAEAVGYIREIAEGTEPYYLERLKGPYKPADELVPNPVKYLSYSACLLAQDIDSPAIICHSSSGSSARLMCSRRPAQPVYCLTPDKSVPAYLNFFWGINPVITESKLPSHRDRLVEFLEADDKFEKGEGFVLVSGQPTPGQTMPKTNEVKLYYK, from the coding sequence ATGAGAACCAAAGTTGTTGCCACCCTCGGCCCAGGGTCAAGTAATGTTGAGACAATCACCAGGATGGTCCAGAACGGAGTTAGAATCCTTCGTTTGAATTTTTCCCACTCTGACGCAGAGAGTTTTAAGCCTGTAATTGCGATGATCAGGCAGGTTGAAAAGGATCTATCCATTCCGCTTACTATTATGGGCGACCTTTGCGGTCCCAAAATAAGGGTAGGGGTAATCGAGGATGCTCCCCATGAAATCGAGTCTCGTGCTTATGTTTATCTTGGGCTTCCGGACTTTGCAGACAAGGCGAAGGACCTTCCTTTCATACCACTCGACCAGCCTGAACTGCTGCAGGGACTTGAGGACGGTATGGAAGTTTCTCTCAGTGATGGAATGCTTCAATTTTTCGTAACCGAAACTTTGGCGAAAGATAAACTTTACAAGCTTCAGGCTCAGAATGCAGGGCTTTTAGCTTCCAAAAAGGGTATTACCTTCCCGGGCAAACATATCGCGCTGCCCGCTTTCACTGAAAAGGACAAAGTTGATCTGGCCGGCTGTATTGAGATCGGCGTTGATGCCATTGCAATGTCATTTGTTCAGACCGCGCAGGATGTTCGGGATGTCCTGGACGCAATGAACACTCATGGTGTGATGCTGCCTATCATTGCAAAAATCGAGCGCCAGAACGCTGTTGATAATATAGAGTCCATTCTGGAAGTCGCCAGCGGCATTATGGTCGCACGGGGTGACCTCGGTCTTGAATGTAAGCTTTCAACTGTTCCGGTCATTCAGAAGAAACTCATCCGTGCAGCACGCCATGCTCAGAAGCCGGTTATCGTCGCAACTCAGATGATGCTCTCCATGGTTAAAAACCCTATTCCCACCCGTGCGGAAGCAAACGATGTAGCTAACGCCATTATGGATGGTGCTGACTGCTGTATGCTTTCAGAAGAGACTGCAATCGGTGATTATCCCGCTGAAGCAGTTGGATACATCAGAGAAATTGCTGAAGGTACTGAACCTTACTATCTTGAACGTCTCAAGGGACCTTATAAACCTGCGGATGAGCTTGTCCCTAACCCGGTTAAGTATCTAAGCTATTCAGCATGCCTGCTCGCACAGGATATAGACAGTCCGGCAATCATCTGCCATTCATCCAGCGGTTCTTCTGCAAGGCTAATGTGCAGCCGTCGACCTGCTCAGCCAGTCTACTGCCTGACTCCTGATAAAAGCGTTCCTGCATACTTAAACTTCTTCTGGGGAATTAATCCGGTCATTACCGAGTCCAAGCTTCCCAGTCATAGGGATCGTCTTGTAGAGTTCCTCGAAGCTGATGATAAGTTTGAAAAAGGCGAAGGTTTTGTGCTTGTTTCCGGTCAGCCTACTCCTGGGCAGACCATGCCGAAGACCAACGAAGTTAAGCTTTACTATAAATAG
- the lysS gene encoding lysine--tRNA ligase: MLEALQAQNELNQVLKNRVEKACGLLDEGVPLYPNDFSKDTEVSDIWDNYDNLGGEELESLGKKFKLAGRVITHRSFGKVAFFHLQDPTGRIQVYVARDDLGADLYKIFKKFDIGDIVGVEGTLFRTKTDELTVKAERVDLITKSMRPLPEKYHGLKDVETRYRQRYVDLIVTPRAREIFQKRTLIVRAIRNYLDSKGFMEVETPMMHPIAGGAAARPFITHHNALDMQLYMRIAPELYLKRLLVGGFEKVYEINRNFRNEGISVRHNPEFTMLEFYWAYANFENLMDLTEEMISSVCQQVNGTTVIDYQDEKIDLTPGAWHRVAFHESLETIGGVSPEVYNDYDKCKELVKKLGEKAVEGEKLGKLQAKLFDALVEPKLIQPHFIYHYPTDISPLSRRNEENPDITDRFELFIYGRELANAFSELNDPVDQRCRFMEQVAEKDAGDDEAHNMDEDYVRALEYGMPPAAGQGIGIDRLVMLLTDSANIREVILFPLLRHEGASNNGGS, from the coding sequence ATGCTTGAGGCTCTGCAAGCTCAGAACGAACTCAATCAGGTTCTGAAGAATCGCGTGGAAAAAGCCTGTGGTCTTCTCGATGAAGGCGTACCGCTTTATCCCAATGACTTCAGTAAAGATACAGAAGTCTCAGATATATGGGACAATTATGACAATCTCGGAGGCGAAGAGCTGGAATCTCTGGGCAAGAAGTTCAAACTTGCCGGAAGAGTTATCACCCACCGTTCCTTCGGCAAGGTTGCATTCTTTCATCTTCAGGATCCTACCGGCAGGATTCAGGTTTATGTAGCGAGGGATGACCTCGGTGCTGACCTCTACAAAATTTTTAAAAAATTCGATATCGGCGATATTGTCGGTGTTGAAGGGACTCTTTTCAGGACCAAAACGGACGAGCTTACTGTCAAGGCTGAAAGGGTTGACTTGATTACCAAATCCATGCGTCCGCTTCCTGAGAAGTATCACGGGCTCAAGGATGTGGAGACCAGGTACCGTCAGCGCTATGTGGACCTGATTGTTACACCACGCGCACGCGAGATTTTTCAGAAACGAACCCTCATTGTAAGGGCTATCCGTAATTATCTGGATTCAAAAGGATTTATGGAAGTGGAAACTCCCATGATGCATCCTATCGCAGGTGGTGCTGCCGCACGGCCTTTCATTACTCACCACAATGCCCTTGATATGCAGCTCTACATGCGCATCGCTCCTGAGCTGTATCTCAAACGTCTCTTGGTCGGCGGGTTTGAAAAGGTATATGAAATCAACCGTAACTTTCGTAACGAGGGCATCTCCGTTCGGCATAACCCTGAATTCACTATGCTTGAATTCTACTGGGCTTACGCCAACTTCGAAAATTTGATGGATTTGACCGAAGAGATGATCTCATCCGTATGTCAGCAAGTGAATGGAACCACTGTTATTGATTATCAGGATGAGAAGATTGATCTGACACCCGGCGCGTGGCATCGCGTGGCTTTTCACGAATCTCTCGAAACTATCGGTGGTGTTTCTCCTGAAGTCTACAATGACTATGATAAGTGTAAAGAGCTTGTGAAAAAGCTTGGCGAAAAGGCTGTTGAGGGTGAAAAGCTCGGTAAGCTTCAGGCCAAACTTTTTGATGCACTGGTCGAACCGAAGTTGATCCAGCCGCACTTTATCTATCATTACCCCACGGATATTTCTCCTCTTTCCAGAAGAAACGAAGAGAACCCTGATATAACCGACCGTTTTGAGCTTTTCATTTACGGACGTGAACTGGCTAACGCCTTTTCCGAGCTTAATGATCCTGTAGATCAGCGTTGCAGGTTTATGGAGCAGGTAGCTGAAAAGGATGCTGGTGATGATGAAGCACACAACATGGACGAAGATTATGTCCGCGCCCTTGAATATGGTATGCCTCCGGCTGCCGGTCAGGGGATAGGAATAGACCGTCTGGTTATGCTGCTTACAGACAGTGCAAACATCAGGGAAGTCATCCTGTTCCCGCTTCTCAGGCATGAGGGTGCTTCCAATAATGGTGGCTCATGA